The Streptomyces sp. Alt3 genome has a segment encoding these proteins:
- a CDS encoding NADH-quinone oxidoreductase subunit G: protein MTVTTSAPSGGGEAAVPPEDLVTLTIDGIEISVPKGTLVIRAAELLGIEIPRFCDHPLLDPAGACRQCIVEVEGQRKPMASCTITCTDGMVVKSQITSPVAEKAQKGVMELLLINHPLDCPVCDKGGECPLQNQAMSHGGADSRFDGKKRTFEKPVPISTQVLLDRERCVLCARCTRFSNQVAGDPMIELLERGALQQVGTGEGDPFESYFSGNTIQICPVGALTSAAYRFRSRPFDLVSTPSVCEHCAGGCATRTDHRRGKVMRRLAADDPEVNEEWLCDKGRFGFRYAQQRDRLTTPLVRNAQGVLEPASWPEALEAAAAGLSAARGRTGVLTGGRLTVEDAYAYSKFARVALDTNDIDFRARVHSGEEADFLASRVAGRGRDLDGSGVTYTALEKAPAVLLAGFESEEEAPGVFLRLRKAHRKHGQRTFALASHASRGLEKAGGTLLPAAPGTETEWLDALAGGVGLDGDGAVAAEALRGEGSVIVVGERLAAVPGGLTAALRTAAATGAALVWIPRRAGERGALEAGALPSLLPGGRPATDPRAREEVASVWGVAELPARFGRDTGQIVEAAATGELGALLVAGVDPEDLPDPAGALRALDEVGFLVSLELRPGAVTERAHVVLPVAAVAEKPGTFLNWEGRARMFEAALKPEQMPRTLCPTDARVLHMLADALDVHLALPDLRAARRELDRLGGWQGGHADDPRATSRPVPRPGDGEAVLAGHRMLLDRGRLQEGDEALAGTRHAAVARLSPVTAAESGVKDGDLLAVTGPAGTTELTLTVTEMPDRVVWVPLNSVGRGVPADTGAQPGGLVRIGPAAPGSHVVTTEVGE, encoded by the coding sequence ATGACAGTCACCACGAGTGCGCCCTCCGGGGGCGGCGAGGCGGCCGTTCCGCCCGAGGACCTCGTCACGCTCACGATCGACGGCATCGAGATCAGCGTGCCCAAGGGCACCCTCGTCATCCGCGCCGCCGAACTCCTCGGCATCGAGATCCCGCGCTTCTGCGACCACCCGCTCCTCGACCCGGCCGGCGCCTGCCGGCAGTGCATCGTCGAGGTCGAGGGCCAGCGCAAGCCGATGGCCTCCTGCACCATCACGTGCACCGACGGCATGGTCGTGAAGTCGCAGATCACCTCACCCGTCGCGGAGAAGGCCCAGAAGGGGGTGATGGAGCTCCTCCTCATCAACCACCCGCTGGACTGCCCCGTCTGCGACAAGGGCGGTGAGTGCCCCCTGCAGAACCAGGCGATGTCGCACGGCGGCGCCGACTCCCGGTTCGACGGGAAGAAGCGCACCTTCGAGAAGCCCGTCCCCATCTCCACCCAGGTGCTGCTGGACCGCGAGCGGTGCGTGCTCTGCGCACGCTGCACCCGGTTCTCCAACCAGGTGGCGGGCGACCCGATGATCGAGCTGCTCGAGCGCGGCGCGCTCCAGCAGGTCGGTACCGGCGAGGGCGACCCCTTCGAGTCGTACTTCTCCGGCAACACCATCCAGATCTGCCCGGTCGGGGCCCTGACCTCGGCGGCGTACCGCTTCCGCTCCCGGCCCTTCGACCTGGTGTCGACGCCCTCCGTGTGCGAACACTGCGCCGGCGGCTGCGCGACCCGGACCGACCACCGGCGCGGCAAGGTCATGCGGCGGCTCGCCGCCGACGACCCAGAGGTCAACGAGGAATGGCTCTGCGACAAGGGCCGCTTCGGCTTCCGCTACGCCCAGCAGCGCGACCGGCTCACCACCCCGCTGGTCCGCAACGCCCAGGGCGTGCTGGAGCCGGCGAGCTGGCCCGAGGCGCTGGAGGCCGCGGCCGCAGGTCTCTCCGCCGCCCGCGGCCGGACCGGGGTGCTCACCGGAGGCCGGCTGACCGTCGAGGACGCCTACGCCTACAGCAAGTTCGCACGGGTCGCCCTCGACACCAACGACATCGACTTCCGGGCCCGGGTCCACAGCGGTGAGGAGGCCGACTTCCTCGCCTCGCGGGTGGCCGGCCGAGGCCGCGACCTGGACGGCAGCGGAGTCACGTACACCGCTCTGGAGAAGGCCCCGGCGGTCCTGCTGGCCGGCTTCGAGTCCGAGGAGGAGGCGCCCGGCGTCTTCCTGCGGCTCCGCAAGGCCCACCGCAAGCACGGGCAGCGGACGTTCGCGCTCGCCTCGCACGCGAGCAGAGGCCTGGAGAAGGCGGGCGGCACCCTGCTCCCCGCCGCGCCCGGCACCGAGACCGAATGGCTGGACGCCCTCGCGGGCGGGGTCGGCCTCGACGGTGACGGAGCCGTCGCGGCCGAGGCGCTGCGCGGCGAAGGCAGCGTGATCGTGGTCGGTGAGCGGCTCGCCGCGGTGCCCGGCGGACTCACCGCCGCCCTGCGCACCGCAGCCGCGACCGGCGCCGCACTGGTGTGGATCCCGCGCCGGGCCGGCGAACGCGGCGCGCTGGAGGCGGGCGCGCTCCCGTCGCTGCTGCCCGGCGGCCGTCCCGCGACGGACCCCCGGGCCAGGGAGGAGGTGGCGTCCGTCTGGGGCGTCGCCGAACTCCCCGCCCGCTTCGGCCGTGACACCGGCCAGATCGTCGAGGCCGCGGCCACCGGTGAACTGGGCGCACTGCTGGTCGCGGGGGTCGACCCCGAGGACCTGCCCGACCCGGCGGGAGCGCTGCGGGCACTGGACGAGGTCGGCTTCCTGGTCTCCCTGGAGCTCAGGCCCGGCGCGGTCACCGAGCGCGCCCACGTGGTCCTTCCCGTCGCCGCCGTCGCCGAGAAGCCCGGAACCTTCCTCAACTGGGAGGGCCGGGCGCGGATGTTCGAGGCCGCGCTGAAGCCCGAGCAGATGCCGAGGACGCTCTGCCCGACCGACGCGCGGGTGCTCCACATGCTGGCCGACGCCCTCGACGTCCACCTCGCGCTGCCCGACCTGCGGGCGGCCCGCCGTGAACTCGACCGTCTCGGCGGCTGGCAGGGCGGTCACGCCGACGACCCGCGGGCCACGTCCCGCCCGGTGCCCCGGCCCGGTGACGGCGAGGCGGTCCTCGCGGGCCACCGGATGCTGCTCGACCGGGGCCGGCTCCAGGAGGGCGACGAGGCGCTGGCCGGTACCCGGCACGCGGCCGTCGCCCGGCTCTCCCCGGTCACCGCGGCCGAGTCCGGAGTGAAGGACGGCGACCTGCTCGCCGTCACCGGCCCCGCCGGCACCACCGAACTCACGCTGACGGTGACCGAGATGCCGGACCGGGTGGTCTGGGTGCCGCTCAACTCCGTCGGCCGGGGCGTTCCCGCCGACACCGGCGCCCAGCCGGGCGGACTGGTCCGGATCGGTCCGGCCGCCCCGGGTTCCCACGTCGTGACAACGGAGGTAGGAGAGTGA
- the nuoF gene encoding NADH-quinone oxidoreductase subunit NuoF, with translation MTLAAEIDKNGTSPEKLLSPVLSSFWDEPESWTLDTYHRHDGYEGLRKALAMEPDDLIAYVKDSGLRGRGGAGFPTGMKWQFIPQGDGKPHYLVVNADESEPGTCKDIPLLFANPHSLIEGIVIACYAIRSSHAFIYLRGEVVPVLRRLHEAVREAYEAGYLGTNVLGSGLDLELTVHAGAGAYICGEETALLDSLEGRRGQPRLRPPFPAVAGLYACPTVVNNVESIASVPAILNRGKDWFKSMGSEKSPGFTLYSLSGHVTSPGQYEAPLGITLRQLLDMSGGIREGHRLKFWTPGGSSTPMFTDEHLDVPLDYEGVGAAGSMLGTKALQCFDETTCVVRAVTRWTEFYAHESCGKCTPCREGTYWLVQLLRDIEAGKGQMADLDKLNDIADNINGKSFCALGDGAASPIFSSLKYFRDEYEQHITGKGCPFDPARSTLWADDKDDKNAHRGVNA, from the coding sequence ATGACCTTGGCAGCCGAGATCGACAAGAACGGGACCAGCCCGGAGAAGCTCCTGTCCCCGGTCCTGTCCTCCTTCTGGGACGAACCGGAGTCCTGGACGCTGGACACCTACCACCGCCACGACGGGTACGAGGGCCTGCGCAAGGCCCTGGCCATGGAACCCGACGACCTCATCGCCTACGTCAAGGACTCCGGTCTGCGCGGACGCGGGGGCGCCGGCTTCCCCACCGGGATGAAGTGGCAGTTCATCCCGCAGGGCGACGGCAAGCCGCACTACCTCGTCGTCAACGCCGACGAGTCGGAGCCCGGCACCTGCAAGGACATCCCGCTCCTCTTCGCGAACCCGCACAGCCTCATCGAGGGCATCGTGATCGCCTGCTACGCGATCCGCTCCTCGCACGCCTTCATCTATCTGCGCGGCGAGGTCGTGCCCGTACTCCGCCGGCTGCACGAAGCCGTGCGCGAGGCCTATGAGGCGGGCTATCTGGGGACGAACGTCCTCGGCTCGGGGCTCGACCTGGAGCTCACGGTCCACGCGGGCGCGGGCGCCTACATCTGCGGAGAGGAGACCGCGCTCCTCGACTCGCTCGAAGGGCGGCGCGGCCAGCCCCGGCTGCGTCCCCCCTTCCCCGCGGTCGCCGGTCTGTACGCCTGCCCCACCGTGGTGAACAACGTCGAGTCCATCGCCTCGGTTCCCGCGATCCTGAACAGGGGCAAGGACTGGTTCAAGTCGATGGGCAGCGAGAAGTCCCCGGGCTTCACGCTGTACTCGCTCAGCGGGCACGTCACCAGCCCCGGGCAGTACGAGGCACCGCTCGGCATCACCCTGCGCCAGCTGCTCGACATGAGCGGCGGCATCCGGGAGGGCCACCGCCTCAAGTTCTGGACACCCGGCGGCTCCTCGACCCCGATGTTCACCGACGAACACCTCGACGTCCCCCTGGACTACGAGGGCGTCGGCGCCGCCGGATCCATGCTCGGCACCAAGGCGCTGCAGTGCTTCGACGAGACCACCTGCGTGGTGCGGGCCGTCACCCGCTGGACCGAGTTCTACGCCCACGAGTCCTGCGGCAAGTGCACGCCGTGCCGCGAGGGCACGTACTGGCTCGTCCAGCTGCTCCGCGACATCGAGGCGGGCAAGGGCCAGATGGCCGACCTCGACAAGCTCAACGACATCGCCGACAACATCAACGGCAAGTCGTTCTGCGCCCTCGGGGACGGCGCCGCCTCGCCGATCTTCTCCTCGCTGAAGTACTTCCGCGATGAGTACGAGCAGCACATCACCGGTAAGGGCTGCCCCTTCGATCCGGCCAGGTCGACCCTGTGGGCCGACGACAAAGACGACAAGAACGCTCACCGGGGGGTGAACGCATGA
- the nuoE gene encoding NADH-quinone oxidoreductase subunit NuoE — MPQLPAPAYPAEVLARLEADAKEVIARYPGSRSALLPLLHLVQSEEGFVSRTGMAFCADQLGLTTAEVTAVATFYTMYRRRPSGDYQVGVCTNTLCAVMGGDAIFDRLKEHLGVGNDETTDDGKVTLEHIECNAACDFAPVVMVNWEFFDNQTPESATRLVDDLIAGRTVEPTRGAPLCTYKDTARILAGFPDPRPGAVEASGGAGAASLIGLKLAKGETAPHVRVVGQRGEAPRDAQPDKGAEHLSSHDAPQKTSASDPEHPAGPAAEEGE, encoded by the coding sequence ATGCCGCAGCTCCCCGCCCCCGCCTACCCGGCCGAGGTGCTCGCCCGGCTCGAAGCGGACGCGAAGGAGGTGATCGCCCGCTACCCCGGCAGCCGTTCCGCGCTGCTGCCGCTGCTGCACCTCGTGCAGTCGGAGGAGGGGTTCGTCTCCCGTACGGGCATGGCGTTCTGCGCCGACCAGCTCGGCCTCACCACCGCCGAGGTCACCGCAGTCGCCACCTTCTACACGATGTACCGTCGCCGGCCGAGCGGTGACTACCAGGTCGGGGTCTGCACCAACACCCTGTGCGCGGTCATGGGTGGCGACGCCATCTTCGACCGGCTCAAGGAGCACCTGGGCGTCGGCAACGACGAGACGACCGACGACGGCAAGGTCACCCTCGAACACATCGAGTGCAACGCGGCCTGCGACTTCGCGCCCGTCGTGATGGTCAACTGGGAGTTCTTCGACAACCAGACGCCGGAGAGCGCGACGCGGCTCGTCGACGACCTGATCGCCGGCCGCACCGTCGAGCCCACGCGCGGCGCGCCCCTGTGCACGTACAAGGACACCGCCCGCATCCTGGCCGGCTTCCCCGACCCGCGCCCCGGCGCGGTCGAGGCGAGCGGCGGGGCGGGGGCCGCCTCGCTGATCGGCCTGAAGCTGGCCAAGGGCGAGACCGCCCCGCACGTGCGCGTGGTCGGGCAGCGGGGCGAGGCACCCCGGGACGCACAGCCGGACAAGGGCGCCGAGCACCTCAGCTCTCATGACGCACCGCAGAAGACGTCGGCCTCCGACCCGGAGCACCCGGCCGGGCCTGCCGCCGAGGAGGGGGAGTGA
- a CDS encoding NADH-quinone oxidoreductase subunit D: protein MTTPHATPRATTEGTVYTVTGGDWDEVVESAAKSDDERIIVNMGPQHPSTHGVLRLILEIDGETVTEARCGIGYLHTGIEKNLEFRNWTQGTTFVTRMDYLTPFFNEAAYCLGVEKLLGIEDQIPDRATVLRVLLMELNRISSHLVCIATGGMELGATTIMIYGFRDRELVLDLFELITGLRMNHAFIRPGGLAQDLPMGAIDRLREFVKTMKKNLPEYDKLATGNPIFKARMQDVGYLDLTGCMALGATGPVLRSAGLPHDLRKTDPYCGYETYDFDVPTADTCDAYGRFLIRLEEMRQSLRIVEQCLERLEPGPVMVADKKIAWPAQLALGPDGLGNSLDHIKKIMGTSMEALIHHFKLVTEGFRVPAGQTYTAIESPKGELGVHVVSDGGTRPFRVHFRDPSFTNLQAMAAMCEGGQVADVIVAVASIDPVMGGVDR, encoded by the coding sequence ATGACCACTCCCCACGCAACTCCCCGCGCCACGACCGAGGGGACTGTATATACAGTCACCGGCGGCGACTGGGACGAGGTCGTCGAGTCCGCCGCCAAGTCGGACGACGAACGCATCATCGTCAACATGGGTCCGCAGCACCCCTCCACGCACGGCGTGCTGCGGCTGATCCTGGAGATCGACGGCGAGACCGTCACCGAGGCCCGCTGCGGCATCGGTTACCTCCACACCGGCATCGAGAAGAACCTCGAGTTCCGCAACTGGACGCAGGGCACCACCTTCGTCACACGCATGGACTACCTGACCCCCTTCTTCAACGAGGCGGCGTACTGCCTCGGGGTCGAGAAGCTGCTCGGCATCGAGGACCAGATCCCCGACCGGGCCACCGTCCTGCGCGTGCTCCTGATGGAGCTCAACCGGATCTCCTCGCACCTCGTGTGCATCGCCACCGGCGGCATGGAGCTCGGTGCCACGACGATCATGATCTACGGGTTCCGCGATCGTGAACTCGTTCTCGACCTCTTCGAGCTGATCACCGGGCTCCGGATGAACCACGCGTTCATCCGCCCCGGCGGCCTCGCCCAGGACCTTCCCATGGGCGCGATCGACCGGCTCCGCGAGTTCGTGAAGACCATGAAGAAGAACCTGCCGGAGTACGACAAGCTCGCGACCGGCAACCCCATCTTCAAGGCCCGTATGCAGGACGTCGGATACCTCGACCTGACCGGCTGCATGGCGCTCGGCGCCACCGGCCCGGTCCTCAGGTCCGCCGGACTCCCGCACGACCTGCGCAAGACCGATCCGTACTGCGGCTACGAGACGTACGACTTCGACGTGCCGACCGCGGACACCTGCGACGCCTACGGGCGCTTCCTCATCCGTCTCGAGGAGATGCGCCAGTCGCTCAGGATCGTGGAGCAGTGCCTGGAACGGCTGGAGCCGGGCCCGGTCATGGTCGCCGACAAGAAGATCGCCTGGCCCGCGCAGCTCGCGCTCGGGCCCGACGGCCTCGGCAACTCGCTCGACCACATCAAGAAGATCATGGGTACCTCCATGGAGGCCCTGATCCACCACTTCAAGCTGGTGACCGAGGGCTTCCGGGTCCCGGCCGGGCAGACGTACACGGCCATAGAGTCCCCCAAGGGCGAACTCGGCGTGCACGTCGTCTCGGACGGCGGCACGCGCCCCTTCCGGGTCCACTTCCGCGACCCGTCCTTCACCAATCTGCAGGCCATGGCGGCGATGTGCGAGGGCGGCCAGGTCGCCGACGTCATCGTCGCCGTCGCGTCCATCGACCCCGTGATGGGAGGCGTCGACCGGTGA
- a CDS encoding NADH-quinone oxidoreductase subunit C encodes MSDEQNGGGQVPVPRDDSGEVIGVRKGMFGANNGGDTSGYGGLVRTVTLPGATSRPYGGWFDEVADELEGALEEQDLLPDNAIEKTVVDRGEITFFVAREHLVQVARTLRDDPALRFELCTGVSGVHYLGDKGRELHAVYHLRSLTHGRLIRLEVSAPDSDPHIPSLVGVYPTNDWHERETYDFFGLIFDGHPALTRIMMPDDWQGFPQRKDYPLGGIAVEYKGAQIPAPDQRRSYS; translated from the coding sequence ATGAGCGACGAGCAGAACGGCGGCGGGCAGGTGCCCGTCCCGCGCGACGACTCCGGCGAGGTCATCGGCGTACGCAAGGGGATGTTCGGCGCCAACAACGGCGGCGACACCTCCGGCTACGGGGGACTCGTCCGCACGGTGACCCTGCCCGGCGCCACCTCCCGGCCGTACGGCGGCTGGTTCGACGAGGTGGCCGACGAGCTGGAAGGGGCCCTGGAGGAGCAGGACCTGCTCCCGGACAACGCCATCGAGAAGACGGTCGTCGACCGGGGCGAGATCACCTTCTTCGTCGCCCGCGAGCACCTGGTCCAGGTCGCCCGCACCCTGCGCGACGACCCCGCCCTGCGCTTCGAGCTCTGCACGGGCGTCAGCGGTGTCCACTACCTGGGGGACAAGGGGCGCGAGCTGCACGCGGTGTACCACCTGCGCTCACTCACCCACGGGCGGCTGATCCGTCTGGAGGTGTCCGCCCCGGACAGCGATCCGCACATCCCGTCACTCGTCGGGGTCTACCCGACCAACGACTGGCACGAGCGCGAGACCTACGACTTCTTCGGGCTGATCTTCGACGGGCACCCGGCCCTGACCAGGATCATGATGCCGGACGACTGGCAGGGCTTCCCGCAGCGCAAGGACTACCCCCTCGGCGGCATCGCCGTCGAGTACAAGGGCGCCCAGATCCCGGCTCCGGACCAGCGGAGGTCGTACAGCTGA
- a CDS encoding NuoB/complex I 20 kDa subunit family protein, whose amino-acid sequence MGLEEKLPSGFVLTTVEQAAGWVRKSSVFPATFGLACCAIEMMTTGAGRYDLARFGMEVFRGSPRQADLMIVAGRVSQKMAPVLRQVYDQMPSPKWVISMGVCASSGGMFNNYAIVQGVDHIVPVDIYLPGCPPRPEMLIDAILKLHQKIQGSKLGVNAEEAAREAEEAALKALPLIEMKGLLR is encoded by the coding sequence ATGGGACTCGAAGAGAAGCTGCCGAGCGGCTTTGTGCTGACCACTGTCGAGCAGGCCGCCGGCTGGGTACGGAAGTCCTCCGTCTTCCCCGCCACCTTCGGCCTCGCCTGCTGCGCCATCGAGATGATGACGACCGGCGCCGGACGGTACGACCTGGCCCGTTTCGGGATGGAGGTCTTCCGTGGTTCGCCGCGGCAGGCGGATCTGATGATCGTCGCGGGGCGGGTGAGTCAGAAGATGGCGCCCGTCCTGCGGCAGGTCTACGACCAGATGCCGAGCCCCAAGTGGGTTATCTCCATGGGGGTTTGTGCATCGTCAGGTGGAATGTTCAATAATTACGCCATTGTTCAGGGTGTTGATCATATTGTCCCGGTCGACATCTATTTGCCGGGGTGCCCGCCGCGTCCCGAGATGCTGATCGACGCCATCCTCAAGCTCCACCAGAAGATCCAGGGCTCCAAGCTCGGGGTCAACGCGGAGGAGGCCGCCCGCGAGGCGGAGGAGGCGGCGCTCAAGGCACTTCCCCTGATCGAGATGAAGGGGCTGCTGCGATGA
- a CDS encoding NADH-quinone oxidoreductase subunit A, translating into MNAYAPILVLGALGAGFAIFSVVMATLIGPKRYNRARLEAYECGIEPTPTPAGGGRFPIKYYLTAMLFIVFDIEIVFLYPWAVTFDALGIFGLVEMLLFVLTVFVAYAYVWRRGGLEWD; encoded by the coding sequence GTGAATGCCTACGCGCCCATCCTCGTGCTCGGCGCCCTCGGGGCAGGCTTTGCGATCTTCTCCGTGGTCATGGCCACGCTAATCGGCCCAAAGCGGTACAACCGAGCAAGGCTCGAAGCGTACGAGTGCGGTATCGAACCCACCCCCACTCCAGCTGGAGGTGGCCGTTTCCCCATCAAGTACTACCTGACGGCGATGCTGTTCATCGTCTTCGACATCGAGATCGTCTTCCTCTATCCCTGGGCGGTCACCTTCGACGCCCTGGGGATCTTCGGGCTCGTGGAGATGCTGCTCTTCGTGCTCACCGTCTTCGTCGCCTACGCGTATGTGTGGCGCCGGGGCGGCCTGGAATGGGACTGA
- a CDS encoding C40 family peptidase, producing the protein MSHTAHIPSHRKPRQRASKTALRAGVAGGVLSTIAVAGAAGPAQAEPVTQTIEMPTITAGLSTSVAASAQATQSVALDLETRATEDAAAATAAKTAKKAKAEAVRKAEAKKKAEAAAEAKAEEAAERASRSAERTTLSASSGSSGSSSASSSSSSSSSSATGSAASVIAFAQSQVGDAYVSGGTGPNSWDCSGLVQAAFGSVGIDLPRVSQSQSTAGTQVSLDNLQPGDILYWGGAGSAYHVGIYVGGGQFVGAQNSSTGVVQKSLDYDPPSGAVRVL; encoded by the coding sequence ATGTCCCACACCGCTCACATACCCAGCCACCGGAAGCCCCGCCAACGCGCCTCGAAGACGGCGCTGCGGGCAGGAGTTGCCGGTGGCGTCCTCAGCACCATCGCGGTCGCGGGTGCCGCCGGTCCGGCCCAGGCCGAGCCGGTGACCCAGACCATCGAGATGCCCACCATCACGGCCGGGCTCTCCACCTCCGTCGCCGCGTCCGCGCAGGCGACCCAGTCGGTCGCTCTCGACCTCGAGACGCGTGCCACCGAGGACGCCGCAGCGGCCACCGCCGCCAAGACCGCCAAGAAGGCCAAGGCAGAGGCGGTCCGCAAGGCCGAGGCCAAGAAGAAGGCCGAAGCAGCCGCCGAGGCCAAGGCAGAGGAGGCCGCCGAGCGCGCCTCCCGTTCCGCCGAGCGCACCACGCTCAGCGCGTCCTCGGGCTCCTCCGGCTCCTCTTCCGCTTCCTCTTCCTCTTCCTCCTCGTCGTCGAGCGCCACCGGGTCCGCCGCGTCCGTCATCGCGTTCGCGCAGTCCCAGGTCGGCGACGCGTACGTCTCCGGCGGCACCGGCCCGAACTCGTGGGACTGCTCGGGTCTGGTCCAGGCCGCCTTCGGCTCGGTGGGCATCGACCTGCCGCGCGTCTCGCAGAGCCAGTCGACGGCCGGCACCCAGGTCTCCCTCGACAACCTCCAGCCCGGCGACATCCTGTACTGGGGCGGCGCGGGCAGCGCCTACCACGTCGGGATCTACGTCGGCGGCGGCCAGTTCGTCGGCGCGCAGAACTCCAGCACCGGCGTCGTGCAGAAGTCCCTGGACTACGACCCGCCGTCGGGCGCCGTCCGCGTTCTCTGA
- the mptB gene encoding polyprenol phosphomannose-dependent alpha 1,6 mannosyltransferase MptB encodes MGATGTWTTGGFRRLGAAGSAAIALGGWAVGTLPAHDPWGLWVDHGPAVRAAGYALSYGGLTVLVVAWWLYGRAGASVRDTLVTLGWWTAPLVLAPPLYSADVYSYIAQGAMVLEGHDVYSMGPSVLDPDGPGGDAAASVGGHWTDTPAPYGPFFLLLARGVAWATGGTLVPAVLGMRLIALGALVLVVWALRNLAREHGRSESAALWLGALNPLLLIHVVGGVHNDGLMTGLMLAGVLLALRGRWITGSALIGLAMMVKSPAAVALLFVGVVVGRAATGPVVRRVVKGLLAPGLVAAAVVVGVTFLGGTGFGWIGTQSVAGRIHTALSLSSDLGLGLGELLRLLAGTDPDPVKAAVQNLGLLIALVLIARLAWHATTGRTEPVRALGLALLALVALSPMVQPWYLLWATAVLAATASGGRALGAVTVLSAALVYETQPSGSTPPYGFVLAALVCAAGVLLLRRDRAGAGRGHVPGQRRPLETAANAPAEIVSETASGADAPGAR; translated from the coding sequence ATGGGGGCAACAGGGACATGGACCACCGGCGGCTTCCGCCGGCTCGGCGCTGCCGGGTCGGCGGCGATCGCGCTGGGAGGCTGGGCCGTCGGCACGCTCCCGGCCCACGACCCCTGGGGCCTGTGGGTGGACCACGGACCCGCGGTGAGAGCCGCGGGCTACGCACTCTCGTACGGCGGACTGACGGTGCTCGTCGTCGCCTGGTGGCTGTACGGGAGGGCCGGAGCCTCCGTACGCGACACCCTCGTCACCCTCGGATGGTGGACGGCGCCGCTGGTCCTCGCGCCCCCGCTGTACAGCGCCGACGTCTACAGCTACATCGCGCAGGGTGCGATGGTCCTCGAAGGACACGACGTCTACAGCATGGGGCCGTCCGTCCTCGATCCCGACGGGCCGGGCGGCGACGCGGCGGCCAGCGTCGGCGGGCACTGGACCGACACCCCGGCCCCGTACGGCCCGTTCTTCCTCCTCCTCGCTCGCGGCGTCGCGTGGGCGACCGGCGGCACCCTCGTGCCCGCCGTGCTGGGAATGCGTCTCATCGCCCTCGGCGCGCTCGTGCTCGTCGTGTGGGCCCTGCGCAACCTCGCCCGGGAGCACGGACGCAGCGAGAGCGCCGCGCTGTGGCTCGGGGCGCTGAACCCGCTGCTGCTCATCCACGTCGTCGGCGGCGTCCACAACGACGGGCTGATGACCGGCCTCATGCTGGCGGGCGTGCTGCTCGCCCTGCGCGGGAGGTGGATCACCGGGTCGGCGCTCATCGGGCTCGCCATGATGGTGAAGTCACCCGCCGCGGTGGCACTGCTGTTCGTCGGTGTCGTGGTGGGCCGGGCGGCGACGGGCCCGGTCGTACGCCGGGTCGTGAAGGGCCTGCTGGCGCCGGGGCTGGTCGCTGCGGCCGTCGTCGTCGGCGTGACGTTCCTCGGCGGCACCGGCTTCGGCTGGATCGGGACCCAGAGCGTCGCCGGACGCATCCACACAGCGCTGTCCCTCAGCAGCGACCTGGGCCTGGGACTGGGGGAACTCCTGCGGCTCCTGGCCGGGACCGACCCGGATCCGGTCAAGGCCGCCGTGCAGAACCTGGGTCTGCTGATCGCGCTGGTGCTGATCGCACGCCTCGCGTGGCACGCGACGACCGGACGTACGGAACCCGTGCGCGCCCTGGGTCTCGCGCTGCTGGCCCTGGTCGCGCTCTCACCGATGGTCCAGCCCTGGTACCTGTTGTGGGCGACGGCGGTGCTCGCCGCCACGGCGAGCGGCGGCCGGGCCCTGGGCGCGGTGACCGTGCTCTCGGCGGCGCTCGTCTACGAGACACAGCCCTCGGGATCCACCCCGCCGTACGGCTTCGTACTGGCGGCCCTGGTGTGCGCGGCGGGCGTGCTGCTCCTGCGCAGGGACCGGGCCGGCGCCGGACGAGGACACGTGCCGGGACAGCGCCGTCCGCTGGAGACCGCTGCGAATGCCCCTGCTGAGATCGTCTCGGAGACCGCCTCGGGGGCGGACGCGCCCGGCGCACGATGA